In [Leptolyngbya] sp. PCC 7376, a genomic segment contains:
- a CDS encoding COP23 domain-containing protein yields the protein MTKSDVPEPYRLLLFGAAAIASLTIVLIWGVSWKTGRNVLKSRQFSCEKLSEPQSSELLWTVVFQNGGEEKPWLRMISGLEGDVTPEQRCEEIAHTLDVNFADQLQALFYRPNPATPNRHAVCVQTAAHGDSDCANLVILKENIEPQRFFERFTVDLQEFAKQPSSTQQTQSNGAIATFSTGEEQPPQGLSRIDLKPFLEADAPAQKSSQ from the coding sequence ATGACTAAGTCTGATGTTCCAGAACCTTATCGCTTATTACTTTTCGGTGCGGCGGCGATCGCCAGTTTAACGATTGTTTTAATCTGGGGCGTGAGTTGGAAAACTGGACGCAATGTTTTAAAATCGCGCCAATTTTCTTGTGAAAAATTATCTGAGCCGCAAAGTAGTGAGTTACTTTGGACTGTGGTGTTTCAAAATGGTGGGGAAGAAAAGCCTTGGCTGCGCATGATCTCTGGTCTGGAAGGAGATGTAACGCCAGAGCAACGATGCGAAGAGATTGCCCATACTCTTGATGTGAATTTTGCTGATCAGTTGCAAGCGCTGTTTTATCGCCCTAATCCAGCAACACCAAACCGTCATGCTGTTTGTGTGCAAACGGCTGCTCACGGGGACAGTGATTGTGCGAATCTCGTAATTTTAAAAGAAAATATTGAGCCCCAGAGATTTTTTGAACGGTTTACCGTTGATCTCCAGGAGTTTGCAAAGCAGCCTAGTTCAACTCAGCAAACCCAAAGCAATGGGGCGATCGCCACCTTCTCTACTGGTGAAGAACAACCGCCCCAAGGTTTATCACGGATTGATCTTAAGCCATTTCTTGAAGCTGACGCTCCGGCTCAGAAATCTTCTCAGTAA
- a CDS encoding ATP-dependent 6-phosphofructokinase, which produces MTASKKIGILTSGGDCSGLNAAIRAVTHCAENVYGWEVVGICRATRGLLRQPPDVVRLTASQVDNWLTMGGTMLGTTNKGNPFAFPMADGTRLDRSQEIIDNYHSLGLDALIGIGGDGSLAILHKLAMQGNINFVGIPKTIDNDVSITERSIGFESAVNIATEALDRLHFTAASHDRVMIVEVMGRDAGHIAINAGIAGGAHVVLIPEIKYDLKTVCDFICDRQNSGQNYTLVVVSEAVCTDTGKTLQKELQFGERRLGGIGQYLADEVAAKTGSETRVTALGHIQRGGTASPLDRLLASAFGVAAVNLIAEEKFNQMVTWEQGQVSSVPITEAIKTYRTVDPEGTLVKTARGLGICLGDLPITEKISEPERQLQEMA; this is translated from the coding sequence ATGACAGCATCGAAGAAAATAGGTATTCTCACAAGCGGTGGCGATTGCTCAGGTTTAAATGCAGCGATTCGAGCAGTCACCCATTGTGCGGAGAATGTTTACGGTTGGGAAGTAGTTGGTATTTGTCGGGCAACACGCGGTTTATTGCGCCAGCCACCTGATGTAGTGCGTTTAACTGCGTCACAGGTCGATAATTGGTTGACTATGGGCGGCACAATGCTCGGGACAACCAATAAGGGTAATCCTTTTGCTTTCCCGATGGCAGATGGCACAAGACTCGATCGCTCCCAAGAAATTATTGATAATTACCACAGCCTTGGTCTGGATGCATTAATTGGCATTGGTGGTGATGGCAGTTTAGCGATTTTGCATAAGCTAGCAATGCAGGGCAATATTAATTTTGTCGGTATTCCAAAAACAATTGATAATGACGTCAGCATTACAGAGCGTTCAATTGGATTTGAGTCGGCGGTAAATATTGCGACGGAAGCATTGGATCGGTTGCACTTCACAGCAGCGAGCCATGATCGAGTCATGATTGTCGAAGTGATGGGACGAGATGCAGGTCATATTGCCATCAATGCAGGCATTGCCGGTGGTGCTCATGTCGTACTGATTCCAGAGATTAAATATGATCTGAAAACAGTTTGTGATTTTATCTGCGATCGCCAAAATTCTGGCCAAAACTACACATTAGTGGTGGTGTCAGAGGCAGTCTGTACTGATACTGGCAAAACACTACAAAAAGAATTGCAATTTGGAGAACGTCGCCTCGGTGGTATTGGTCAATATCTAGCGGATGAGGTCGCAGCAAAAACAGGATCTGAGACCCGTGTGACAGCCTTGGGTCATATCCAGCGTGGTGGTACGGCTTCACCTCTCGATCGATTACTGGCTTCGGCTTTTGGGGTCGCAGCAGTGAACTTAATTGCAGAAGAAAAGTTCAACCAAATGGTGACTTGGGAACAAGGACAAGTTTCGAGTGTGCCCATCACTGAAGCAATCAAAACATACCGTACTGTCGACCCGGAAGGTACTTTAGTGAAAACGGCGCGGGGTCTCGGCATTTGTCTCGGTGATCTCCCCATTACTGAGAAGATTTCTGAGCCGGAGCGTCAGCTTCAAGAAATGGCTTAA
- a CDS encoding Npun_F5560 family protein: MATTDNIQDTQPQSNEQLQQELQLRDQLVQQLSQELFRLVKGNDEFTPQPEFSERQQAELRLLREQLQEVEQQVSFYQEQLTQKDQEIYQLRQSVQELSDRSRMLEQVVQELPQIYRQKFAERMATVRDKVEKLQNENRQLHAELQSVSYRLAVKNRRHSLSEIELPTFNPKGGSPIPTFGTV; encoded by the coding sequence GTGGCAACAACAGATAACATTCAAGACACCCAACCCCAAAGCAACGAGCAACTCCAGCAGGAACTCCAGCTCCGCGACCAACTTGTGCAGCAACTTTCCCAAGAGTTGTTTCGCTTAGTCAAAGGCAACGACGAGTTTACTCCTCAGCCGGAATTTTCTGAGCGGCAACAAGCAGAATTACGCCTACTCCGCGAACAGCTCCAAGAAGTTGAACAGCAGGTTTCCTTTTACCAAGAGCAGCTCACCCAGAAAGACCAAGAAATTTATCAACTGCGCCAATCCGTTCAAGAACTCAGCGATCGCAGCCGGATGTTGGAGCAAGTTGTCCAAGAATTGCCTCAAATTTACCGCCAGAAATTCGCTGAAAGAATGGCCACTGTTCGCGATAAAGTAGAGAAGCTGCAAAACGAGAATCGTCAACTCCACGCTGAGTTACAGAGCGTTAGCTATCGCTTAGCAGTGAAAAACCGTCGTCATAGCCTGTCTGAGATTGAACTACCCACATTTAACCCCAAAGGTGGCAGCCCCATCCCGACCTTCGGCACTGTCTAA